ATTTGTAAATGAAGGCAAATGTTTCATTcagtataaaaaaaaccaataaAAAGTAGTATCAGCTTCAAAATGTTGTGGAAATTGTTTGCCTTGTGATCTCATTTTAGCACCCCTTTCCCATCACCCTCTTCGTCTTCTGCACACTCATGAATATGCACTGACACACTCAGTGTATGCACATAGCCTCACACATGTGGACAGACAATTATTATGCTGCTTTGATCAGACGTACAACATAGGCTTTCAGATCTCATCCGGAAACTTATATATATTTCCATCACCTCACATAGAAGTGATATACACCAAGGAGTAATGGGAGATATTTCTACAACCCTTACAAGAAAGACCACTCTTTGTCAATTGCTCTTATTATCTATAATAGACTGTTTTCACCAGCACAGTGTTTGTTGCTACCGTTGTCTCTATGTCTTATTTTTTGTGTacttatttatttcttatttaagtttcatgaacataagaaaaaatgtttcaatagATGAACCAAGTcttcaatgaaaagaaaaatgcagagcCTTGTGTGATTATTGGTGGTCTTTGCAGTTTTAAATGGCTGTGTAGCTTTGCACAAGAGAACGTGTTGCATGAGCAGCAAAAACCTCTTAATCAATATATGCATTTCACAAATTGTGTCATGTGAGACTTCTCCTGAGATTTCTCCTGAAATTTCTCCTGAGATTTCTCCTGCCATTAAAATCAgggagagattttttttcaatcaatacAGCATTGACCATCTTTATACTTACAAGAGTGATTTTCCTCTCCACATTGCCGTACTGAAAATCATTGCTCTGGATGGATTGGTAGGCCCTGTGTAGGTTCCAGGCAATACCAAAGTAGGTAAAAAGGATGACCAGACAGGGGAGGAATGTGCAGAGTACAGACAGAGTCATGATGAAGGTGGAGTGGTTTAGAGACGCCCCATATCCGGTCCAGTCTATCGAGCAGGCTAGTCCGTACGGCTCAGGCCCGTAGCTTCCCCAGCCCACCAGAGGAAACACGGCCCACAGACTCGCATACAGCCAGATCCCGATGATCACCATACTGATGGTTCTCCTCTGGAACTTAATGCCTGCACACAAACCCATTAATAAATCTGTTAGGAATGTATGAATTTTACTTCTGTTATTATGCTTTTGCATCAAAAAGCATAATCAGCAAATATGTAATAATTGCCCTTTTTAATTGGCAGAGCATGAAAGTCTGATCTATAAGGAAATCATACCAGTGCAAAACCATAGCAGTGCAATCAAACATGTACTGTGAAATCAACTATTAGAGTTCTGCTTTTTGATTTAAGAGAAGATTAGCCTATTATTATGAGTCATGGCAATATCATCTCAAATGCTACCTGCATCATCTTTTTCTGAGTAGAATGTTTTTGACTGGATATGAAACAGACCAAATTCAATAATTGGGCCTCTGTATGACTTCTATCGACAAAACAgtccataaaaacaaacagttttgtCGACAGGGGTTTATCAAAATGTTTCCCAAAGTTGCTTGAGTCAAAATAACACAAGGGTCAGTGTTGTTGTTCTGAATATCAGTACGACTGTGTATATACAGTTCAACAGCACAACAGTTCagttcatatttgtttttttctttaatatttaagTCACCCCTATCAACACATCTATCTCTGCAATTTGACTGTTTTCAAGAAACACAAAACCTTTTTTCTGCACACTAACTCCCTGTATGACCAACAGTGACAATTCATTGAGCTTAAACGTTACTTAAGGCAACACGTTCACCATTTTCACCCACATCCTACACTCACCCAACAgtcaacacagacaaacacacctcaCTCTTGTTGtaaattgttattatttttgtcaGCTTTTGTAATAAACTTCAGCACTGCTTAGTTAAACCTTACGTGTCCCTTGTTTTTGTCATGCCGGGTCATGACATCGGTTTCTGAGGATACACAAAGGTGTAGCACCAATGGGTTTTAGGTTTCCTATTCAGAAAAATTGTGGCCACTTAAAATGAAATAGTATAGTGCGTAGAAATTCAAAAGATGTAAAGTAGAGGATCTTTAAAGGAATAAGACTTATTGCTTGACCACAGGGACTGCCAAAATTAACACAACATGAAATTACCCTTTAGCTGCTTTAACAGTCAGGATTCTTCCTGCATTCTCATACAATAACCTATTCGCTGCCATGGTGCAGGAAGGAAACAAGCATCAACGTTTATGTCACAGCAGCTCTCTAGAAAGACTTGATCTTAATTGGTCTTCAACAATCAATGATTTTCCCAAGAGCTTTAGTCTAATTGAGTCTAATCCCACCCTACTGTCAATAACATTAATTATAGAAATTCAAAAGGTTTCTCCACTAAGGTTTACATTAAGATGGGATAATCCCAGTGACATTTGACCTAATTATCAGCTTGCCCTTTTTTGAAGTCATCTGTTTTTCACTCAGAGGTTACCTGATAGTCTTCAAATTTCATTTAGCATGACACTACCTGTCTTTGGAGGACTTCCTGTAACCAGGTACCTGACCATCCCCATCACAGCCAGGGTCATGATGCTGGTCACACTGAAGATCATGCCCATCAGGCCGTAGTAGAGGCACGAAACGTCACCTCCAATCCAGGAGTGGTTGAAAGTTGAAGCGATGGATAGGGGGTACATGCTGAGGGCCATGCCGATGTCTGTGACAGCCAAGTTCACTGTCAGCAGCTCGGGGGCTTTGAGAACGGTGAGGCGACGAGATGCACTTACCAGGACTGCTGCATTCCCAAggatagaaaaaaaagctgatggacagaaaacagaaaggaaagaaagcGCACACTTTCTATATTAACGATACAAGAAAAACTAAAGTTTAATTTGACCAAATATTCCAAGTTCCTAATATTAGCACAGGCGGCTAGCTGTTCCTTTGCTATTCCTCTTAAACGAAAAGTACGCTAACCAAAACCTAAAATTACAGCTTTGTTCTAGACAAATTACAACTATATGAAATGTACTTTATTCTCTTAATGTCACTGTTTTCTCATAAGATTATGATTTTCCTTTAATGTGGCCTTCATAATCCATCATACACATCCCACTGCTACCAACACACTACCTGACACATGATCTGGCCTCTTGGTTAGTCTTATTGTTAAACTTTTATGTTATATTTACTTAATTTCATGTGAACACAATGTTGCTGACCATAAATCTGGCTTGCAAACTGTTAGCTGTCAAGCTAAAAGCTGAGCCAAGAGAAATATCTCTGATATCTTGCAGAGTTGGAGCTAAGATCTGATCTCCTTGTGAGGGAAACAATTTATTGTTAAAATCTATAGCTTTTGATAGACAACTTCCAgaataacattattttaaaggacctttttcactttttctttgcaAGTGACCATAGTTTAAGCAGGATATTGCACATCAAGGTGTTCATTATGTGGAAGTTCTGGACTCAGTTGAAGCAACAGTCCTAAACTGATGTTGGAAGGTTCTGGCATCCACAACGTCCTTAAATTCCGGATACTTGACACCTCGTCGCGCATTATCCTTTTCTTGATCTCACCCATCGCTGGTGGGTGATACATACATACATGGTGGTTCCAAGATAAATAGCTTTTGAAGTCTTCTGATACTTCTCTAATCCTTTCACAACAAAGGCCAGGGCTCATCAGAGCATGTTCTGCTGCTGTAAGTCTTCTGAGGTGCAATGTGCTGTGAATTCTGAGATGTGATCATTCACACAATGGTTGCAATGTGCTGCTACTTCAGTAACTCCTGCCTCCGGTAAATTCAATAACCATTTCCTTTCTACTGTCCGCAGTCCCTGTGGGGATATCCCCCCTTTCAGGCTCACAGACTTGTTGGTTCTCATACCATGCCTGGTTAACTCCAGACTCTGCTCATCTCAAAATAGAATAGCTTTCTCTGGCCGCATATTCAACAACCTTACTGACACAAAGAAACTTAAACAGCTGCTTCAGGAATTCCATGTATTTCACAATTTCCAACCCCCTTCATATAGATCTTGATCTCTGGAGTTGGCTATTTGTTGAATTCTAATACCAACACAATTAGGTATACAACTAAGGAAATATACTTCTGCTGAGTGGTTTGCCTTCACCCCTTTTATTTGCTTCCCATTTCATCTTGTGCTCTTCTAACTACTCAATGTGGTTGTACTGGACTTTTTGGTTAATGCCCAGTTAACTTCAGAGAGTAGGTTCTCACCTTTGTTTCATGTAcagcagacaaaaacaaagtacTATGTTAATTTGTGTCATGGTATAGGAAGATTTAAGTCCAGTGTGTGATGGCCCTCTGTTAAGTTGTGTCTTCTCTTTTGTGTTGCAGGTACATGTAATTGGTAGGCGTGACGGAGAGCACCTGGGTCCAACTTTTCTGCATGTGCCTTATTTCATTGCATCAGCTCCCTTTTCCATCCAACACATAATACACTTTTCACATACCAACTCACATACTGACGCCACTGACTTCCAAACCTTATCTTCCTAAGTGGTAGTTTGATAACTCTCCTTTTATTTGCCATGGCCTTTGAGCCGGTCATGACAGTGCCCTCTGAATCTCCTTTCCCACCATAcacaatagggcatggtgcaagaaagtcACCCAAAGCCATTCCAGAGATTGATGTAGTCAGATTAAGCTTATTGCATGTAAAGCTATAGACACAggaacagcctgttctgagaaGAGCTGAATTAATAGAGGGGTTTATGTATGCTgtcaggatcagagtggattttgaaCAAGTaatttaaagacatgttttggggagctctgagacttatttaaactgagacttatttaaagttttttttttaatgagccaGGCTATGGTCAATCCTCTCTGTTTAGAGTCTTTGGCTAAAATAAGAGCTTTTATTAATCTCTGCATGAAGCAAAATGTAGGTTGTCACTAGGTGTCAATCAATCCCTTTAAGtcaggtaaaaaacaaaaccatacaAACCAATACCATCAATGAATACCATAGATTTAGCTCATTCTAAAGTTAAACAGGAGTCACAGAAATTGTTTCACACTTATAGTAGGCTATATACAGTTTCCAAGCATATCTGAAAAAAGTGAGAAGCAGCAGGAATCTGCAAGTtcagtaaatgaaaaaaaacgtgttttcaGCTGATGGAAAATGCATTGATCATgtgtgatgaggaggaggaagatctGATTAGGTTACTGGATTACATACATTTAAGGTTAATCATTCAAATTTCAAGCAGGTTATCAATACATCTGACCTTTTGCAGGAAAGAGTTATCAAAGCATGTGcctcccaaaaaaaagaaaactattgGATATGAAATTGCATATTTTCCACTCATGAATCCTCCATTAGAGAGATTGGCTGATGTGTTCGATGGTTCAACCTGCTTTACATAATTTATCTCTCATGTGGAAATGTAACGGCAACATTGTCCTGACATGCGTTCATTTTATAAATAGTCCCTTTAATCTGTGAAAAAGCATGTCCCTCCCTAGTCCTAATGGAATTTGATCTCCCAGAGCACCTTTGACACAAATCATCAGCATTCATGCATTATTCATTAACTTTCAGTCATAATTGATAAGACATCAGTGGACACTTTTCTGTCGGCAGATTTGTGGTGATAAAATCCACATATGCTGCGCATATATTTAGCGTATTCAATGGCTTTGGAGGGCTTTTTTAATTCACTCCAACATTGAGGGATTTCAGTGGTGGAGGGAATTCAAGTTGCTCCATCCATTTCAAAGCACAATCATAAAAAGGTgaataaaatgtcttttgaaGTGGCCTAGGTTTAAAGAGTGGCGAGACAGGGAATTATTTAAAACTACAAACATACTTTTTTGGCCAGGGAAAACAAAGTGTTGCTGAGGTCAGAACTCTTAGTTCCTAAGTGAGTTAACACCAAGGAATTATTAGCAATGTATTAATAGGACACCAATATTTCAACCTTACGTTGTGCATGCATGGGGTATCGATTGGTATTCGTCTTATCTTCCACAGTCCAAAAACAGGCATGTTTGGCAAACATTTGCCTGACTGTCTCTGTTTGTCCGCCCCTTTGATGAACTGGTGGCCCAGCAGGGATTATCAGTATATCAAattgatagatagatggatgttGGGATGGACGCCAGGCAATGTTGAGAAGTCATGCTGTTTATAAAACACTCTAAGAACAGCTTTGAAGATGTTCTATCTCCCGCCAGCAGCACTGACTGCCTAATCATTTGTTCCCTCGTGGGATTCATTGGACAGTATGAGTGGACAAATTCAAACGTCAAGATAGAACAGCTTGTTTAACTGGTCTGGACccaaacatgaaaacagcagTTGTACTTCAGAAATAATAGACACGCACTGCACACATTCAAATAGCCTTTGGCAAATATGGTGGTCTTCAGTTGCTGCTTGACTTATCAAAAATCTACTGTACAAGTAAGATTCCCATGTTTGATTATTCCAGCTGTATGTTAATTGCTGTTTGCATCAGCTGTGTGTCTCAAGAATTAAACTCAATGTTTTACCTTACTAgccaaatcatttaaaatgattgcCACAGAAACCATCTGTTTGCACTTTCTATTCCTTTGTACACTGAAAAGTATTTTAAGTGAATGGAATCAGAGGATTTTATTCTATGAATCTATCATCTACAAGTGACATTTCTTCTTTGTTAAGGCTttcattgtttgtgttgtgttttgcagaATCATCTTGCATCTCACTCCCTGGGCTTTATCACCTCTCCTTATAATATTTGTTCATCTGCATTTACCTTGAAATGTCTGATATTTTGAACACTAAGTGAATGTATTTGCATTAGATGATTTGCTTGCTGCTTGTGCAAGGACCACAACCCGTGTTGAGCCCTGTTCATAGTAAATCATTAAACTTCAGACTTTTTGTATGCTATTTCACTCATCCCACTTTCTCCTCTGATAAAATGATGGACAGTCTTGCAGACCAACTAAAACGTTATATTTCTGCCCTGCTTTAACTTGCAAGCCTAAGTTAAGTTTAGTGTCTCTACCGTGACAATTTCAATATTTAagatatttatttcaaaaaacaacaaagattaagttaaaaaaaacaaaaaaacatagtggtttaaaatatgaataaacaCCATGATATAGTTATACGTGATGTGTCATGGAAACCACAGGCACCATATTGAAAAATTCCTACTTactgaaggagatgaaggagagtATTTTGAGTGTTTATTCCATGCATGGAAATGTCATCAGTCTGAATGACTGTTTGAAtaagtgtatgtgtttgtcaCACCATACAAATAATCACTTATTTTTTGTGCTTCATCCATTATGTCAGGATGACGTGTCAAATCATGTGATTAGAAAACCAGAGAAACATCATTGTACAGCGACTCTTCAGACTCCTCAGACTCCTCAGACTCCTCAGGCAGGGAGTAAATAAGAGGCTCTCAGAGTTGTATGGGAACCGAAGCAGGTCTATGATTGTACATTAATCATAAAGAGCAGAACTCAATGACTCTGTTACAGTGCACGCGGACAAAGTTTACAGAGCACTATGgttcaataataaacatttcacAGCAAAAACAGGATTTTATGGTATTCAGCACTTTGATTGAATTGGCATGGATTAacaatgtttaatgtttgaaagCTAGACTGTAGAGATagttttaaaattatttaaaaaaatggtggaTCTATCTCTATCGAATACATGTTGACTGTCTCATGTCTCAATTCACATGCTGAATTGTTTTCACTGCACTGGCAAATGTTCTTAGTTTCACTGACCTTTTCCACCACATGCCAACATATTCTATAACGAATCAGAATCAAAGATAAAAACGTGTATTTTCAAAGGACAAAATCAAATTTGAAGTATTAGACATGATCCTGCATAATTTAAGACATAATTTAAGCATAATTTAACTGCAAGGCACTTTAGAAAAAATCTTTACCTTTCATTTTTGACCCAGCTTCCTGAGTCAACCCTTAAAGATGCATTAATAGATTTTTGGTGCACCAGAGGGACAAAAACGATCACAACACCCTAACAGCTCCGCAGTCACATGGCCTGACTGTTTGCAAACATACATAATATTGCTTTGGAGTTGAACTCTCTCTGTCTTGATCCCCTGTATAGTcactaaaataagaaaaagaggaaggaaataaaaaggTGTGTTTTGGTAAGAACCTATAAATcgcttgtttgaaaaaaaaaaccaaacgtaaacataaataaatatatgtagaTCAAATTTTGTCAACAAAAAGTATTAAGTAAATGAGGATGATCAATGCCAGCTCAAAGCTCACAGCTCTAAGGAAATTCTGAGCTTTcttgaattaaaacattttttgattttacaGATCCCACACATCACACAATTATGTCAGATCATGTCTTGACTATGTAATGACTGGAGTATCAAATCAGCAACTGACAAATTAATAACAGTATTAGAAGTGAACCAGTGGTGTGCAGGACAAGAAACTGgcaagtcaaacattttcatacattGTCACTGGTATTTCTTATTAAACCCCATTACCACTTAATGAATGCAGGCGAACACTGAAGAAAGATCACCTTCAGATGCCTGCCTCCCTGCTCAGTTCAGTTGTCGGCTGTAGcctaaatacatacatatatatatatatatatatatatatatatatatatatatatatttacatatattttatgaCATACTAATTAAAATAGTATCACTGTTTAATTAGAGTTTATATTTTTCTTACTCTTTATCTCTTTATGACCTAAAACGATATATTGTCATCATGTTTGATTATTACCATCTGTCTCCAGTAGGGGGAGTACAGAGTAAAGAGCAGCACTGGAAACACAGCTGGCTTTTGTCAAGTTAATTAATTAGTGAGAAAGGCAGGTGTTGACTCCTCTAAGTCTTTAAAAACGAAATACCACTTTAAGGTATGTGGCCCTGTTATTAATGTTTATCTTTATAGGTGAGTAGGTTCAGTGCCTACACTTGCTAAAGGCaccatttgtctttttctaagtTTATCCACAGTCATTTTAGCTAGCTGAACTCCTTACCTGTGTTTTTTATGGGCTAGTTATTATCTAGTTAAGACAGGTGAAAACAATGATAGTAATAGTATCGTATTGTAGAAATTAATGTCCATTAATATATGTCAGTGTTACTGTCTTTAAAGAGAGTCTTTTGGTGAAGTTTAGGTATTACTTTATGTGATTTTGCGAACTGCTGCACTGTCTGTTTTATTCTGTCAAATGGTGTCAATAATGATCTGAATCTAGACGTTTTGCTACACAAGTATCAATGTGGTCCTAAGAAACAGTGGTCATTGAACTGTGCCTGCATATTaacttgctgttt
The Labrus bergylta chromosome 15, fLabBer1.1, whole genome shotgun sequence DNA segment above includes these coding regions:
- the opn8a gene encoding opsin 8, group member a, translating into MEDKYTSKLSPAVDFCAGMYLVIIAFFSILGNAAVLVSASRRLTVLKAPELLTVNLAVTDIGMALSMYPLSIASTFNHSWIGGDVSCLYYGLMGMIFSVTSIMTLAVMGMVRYLVTGSPPKTGIKFQRRTISMVIIGIWLYASLWAVFPLVGWGSYGPEPYGLACSIDWTGYGASLNHSTFIMTLSVLCTFLPCLVILFTYFGIAWNLHRAYQSIQSNDFQYGNVERKITLMAVMISSGFLVAWAPYVAVSWWSMFHEQDNMTPFITLLPCLFAKSSTVYNPLIYFIFQRASRHKPLYMQRLMLCCSLQANSPAKGGKLEDKLVKGSDCTLFGTRTNETCTGLMGDPGSHSGSQIMPLADTLPM